One genomic region from Terriglobus aquaticus encodes:
- a CDS encoding SPFH domain-containing protein produces the protein MSIFGEVLSSGRNNNDETNKLILRIAKLAALALVLVIATSIFFNHIFSITRVGAGHVGIEIVLSGSQRGASEIPIRTGWVFYSPIRSEIIEFPTYVQTVKWTRSVNEGSPVDEEMSFNSKEGMEIDADVSLSYSIAPSRVPDFYVKYRVSDLTQFTHGILRDVVRNSLNQVASTYTVEQIYGEQKTEFLERTERLIQQQLDSVGVQLQQFGLIGAPRVPQVIANAITAKAQAIQDAERARNELAQTQAEAAKQIAQAEGEAKSSVTRAQGEAEANRIRQTSITPQLLELRRLENQRALIDRWNGQLPSVETAGNNGMMLQLPTPASR, from the coding sequence ATGAGCATCTTTGGTGAGGTCCTCTCTTCCGGACGCAATAACAACGACGAAACAAACAAGCTGATCCTGCGCATCGCAAAGCTTGCAGCCCTGGCGCTTGTATTGGTGATCGCGACGTCCATCTTCTTCAATCACATCTTTTCGATCACCCGGGTAGGAGCGGGTCACGTCGGTATCGAAATCGTTCTAAGCGGATCGCAGCGCGGCGCTTCGGAGATCCCGATCCGTACCGGCTGGGTCTTCTACTCACCCATTCGTTCGGAGATCATCGAGTTCCCGACCTATGTGCAAACCGTGAAGTGGACGCGGAGTGTGAACGAGGGCAGCCCGGTCGATGAGGAGATGAGCTTCAACTCGAAAGAGGGTATGGAAATCGATGCGGATGTAAGCCTGAGTTACTCGATTGCGCCGTCTCGCGTTCCTGACTTCTATGTGAAATATCGCGTGAGCGATCTAACTCAGTTCACGCACGGTATTCTCCGCGATGTAGTTCGGAACTCGCTCAACCAGGTAGCCTCCACCTATACCGTGGAACAGATCTATGGCGAGCAGAAGACAGAGTTCCTGGAACGCACCGAGCGCCTGATCCAGCAGCAGCTCGATTCGGTCGGTGTGCAATTGCAGCAGTTCGGGCTTATTGGGGCTCCGCGCGTGCCGCAGGTAATCGCCAACGCGATCACGGCCAAGGCGCAGGCCATCCAGGATGCCGAGCGGGCTCGCAACGAACTGGCGCAGACCCAGGCGGAGGCAGCCAAGCAGATCGCGCAGGCCGAAGGCGAGGCGAAGAGCAGCGTGACGCGCGCGCAGGGCGAGGCCGAGGCGAACCGCATCCGCCAGACAAGCATTACGCCGCAGCTGCTGGAACTGCGCCGTCTGGAGAACCAGCGCGCGCTGATCGACCGGTGGAACGGCCAGTTGCCCAGCGTGGAAACGGCCGGCAACAACGGCATGATGCTGCAACTGCCCACGCCGGCATCGCGCTAA
- a CDS encoding DUF4126 domain-containing protein yields the protein MGYVLVLLLGILTGLRTMTPIAVVCWFAYLPAAIPGDRVLMLTGWRSFTSYVVSPILFTVLALGEYIGDKLPNTPSRTSSVGLIGRILFGVFVGVLIAPRVGGHHYLKGFTGGIGAVLGTYGGWWVRTRLAARVGKDWPIANLEDWFTIFASIMILNVITHSDFFR from the coding sequence ATGGGTTACGTCCTCGTCCTTCTGCTTGGCATTCTTACCGGTCTCCGAACCATGACTCCCATCGCCGTCGTGTGCTGGTTCGCCTATCTGCCGGCTGCCATCCCAGGCGATCGTGTCCTCATGCTGACCGGGTGGCGCTCCTTCACCTCGTACGTAGTCTCGCCCATCCTCTTCACCGTGCTTGCGCTCGGTGAGTACATTGGCGACAAGCTGCCGAACACGCCGAGCCGGACCTCGTCCGTCGGCCTGATCGGCCGCATTCTCTTCGGTGTCTTTGTTGGCGTGCTGATCGCGCCGCGCGTTGGCGGCCACCACTATTTGAAGGGGTTTACCGGCGGCATTGGCGCAGTGCTGGGAACGTACGGCGGATGGTGGGTGCGTACTCGTCTAGCCGCACGGGTCGGCAAGGATTGGCCGATCGCCAATCTGGAAGACTGGTTCACTATTTTCGCCAGCATCATGATCCTGAACGTGATCACGCACTCCGACTTTTTCCGCTAA
- a CDS encoding EamA family transporter: MTWVGWALLSAFFAAMTALLAKLGVAHVDPNLATAVRTTVVVLFAWAIAVGFGGTRELSTLDRRTMLFLGASGVATALSWLCYFRALALGPASKVAPLDKLSVVFVLVLAWPVLGERPSLMTFVGGGMLTLGAIVLTLAR, from the coding sequence ATGACCTGGGTGGGATGGGCACTTCTGTCGGCCTTCTTTGCGGCGATGACCGCGCTGCTGGCAAAGCTGGGCGTGGCCCACGTTGATCCGAACCTGGCGACGGCCGTGCGAACCACCGTGGTGGTGCTGTTTGCCTGGGCCATTGCAGTTGGTTTCGGCGGAACGCGGGAACTCTCCACACTGGACCGGCGAACGATGCTGTTCCTGGGAGCGTCGGGCGTGGCGACGGCGCTTTCCTGGCTCTGCTACTTCCGCGCGCTCGCACTTGGGCCGGCTTCGAAGGTCGCGCCGCTGGACAAGCTGAGCGTAGTGTTCGTTCTGGTGCTGGCTTGGCCTGTGCTGGGCGAGCGTCCTTCGCTGATGACCTTTGTGGGTGGAGGAATGCTGACACTTGGCGCTATCGTCTTGACGTTGGCGCGATAG
- a CDS encoding MBL fold metallo-hydrolase: MRTEMLPASKMPGLFARMLFGKEERIPKQQLGPFRTDLSLFQRQPASGLRVTWLGHSSLLVEIDGTTLLIDPVFSQRASMVQWAGPKRFFPAPLTMDELPHVDAVLLTHDHYDHLDADALRYFDKRKPLYVCSLGVETHLKRWGVGEGRIHPMNWMDRFTVPSESDTPLELTALPARHFSGRGLKRFGTLWSSFSLRTAKHHVYHGADSGWWEGFREIGETFGPFDLVMLEIGAFDQQWHEIHLGPDNALRAAQELQARVVMPIHWGLFNLAFHAWYQPPERFTEIAGAASMPVFLPEPGVPTEFRGEPANSLWWRRYMSAAAERSATHAVKEAGSTAAATVARG, encoded by the coding sequence GTGCGGACCGAGATGCTGCCCGCCAGCAAAATGCCCGGACTCTTCGCCCGGATGCTCTTCGGCAAAGAAGAGCGCATTCCTAAACAGCAGCTTGGCCCCTTCCGCACCGACCTCTCGCTGTTTCAGCGGCAACCGGCTTCGGGCCTGCGCGTCACATGGCTGGGTCACTCGTCGCTGCTGGTGGAGATAGACGGAACGACGCTGCTGATCGACCCCGTATTCAGTCAGCGCGCCAGCATGGTGCAGTGGGCCGGGCCCAAGCGGTTCTTCCCTGCCCCGCTGACGATGGACGAGTTGCCGCATGTGGATGCGGTGCTGCTGACACACGATCACTACGACCACCTGGATGCCGACGCGTTGCGCTATTTCGACAAACGCAAACCGCTGTACGTTTGTTCCCTGGGTGTGGAAACCCACCTGAAGCGGTGGGGCGTGGGCGAAGGGCGCATCCACCCCATGAACTGGATGGACCGGTTCACCGTTCCGTCAGAGAGCGACACTCCGCTGGAGCTCACGGCGCTGCCGGCGCGGCACTTCAGTGGACGAGGCCTGAAGAGGTTTGGCACGCTCTGGTCGTCGTTCTCATTGCGAACCGCGAAGCACCATGTGTACCACGGCGCCGATTCGGGCTGGTGGGAGGGTTTTCGCGAGATCGGCGAGACCTTCGGGCCGTTCGACCTGGTCATGCTCGAGATTGGCGCCTTCGATCAGCAATGGCACGAGATCCACCTGGGCCCGGACAATGCCCTGCGCGCGGCCCAGGAGCTGCAGGCGCGAGTGGTCATGCCGATCCACTGGGGCCTGTTCAACCTGGCGTTCCACGCCTGGTATCAACCGCCGGAGCGGTTCACCGAGATCGCGGGTGCCGCATCGATGCCGGTGTTCCTTCCAGAGCCGGGAGTTCCAACGGAGTTCCGCGGCGAACCCGCGAACTCGCTGTGGTGGCGGCGGTACATGTCTGCCGCTGCGGAGAGGTCGGCAACACATGCAGTGAAAGAGGCCGGCAGTACAGCAGCTGCCACGGTGGCGCGCGGGTAG
- a CDS encoding ABC transporter permease — MGWQEGLKLAMQSLWANKLRTLLTLLGVVIGVAAVIAVVTLVNGANAYVATKVNTYGADVMTVSKEPGFNSDYNLHLQYLKRKNIDLDQYRYLSTECHNCDGLGAQQTTRGKVVVGKQSSTDTVIRGNTWMLPTLQNQTIVEGRGFTPADDDHASHVALIGSDIQENLLGGEDPIGKEIRVDGTTYTVIGLGEKQGKSLGQSQDNWVTVPLSTYQKTYGTAKTVTIYVKAGGGKNGLERTEDEVRLLMRAARHDRPGQEDSFTIETSDTFIALWKNISSGFEAVAVAIAAISLVVGGIVIMNIMLVSVTERTREIGVRKALGARRRDVLMQFLMESAAMALVGGIIGVIGGAAVAQGVTVLLGFPSSFAVWSAIAGMLVAVSVGIFFGVYPARKAAMLDPIEALRAD, encoded by the coding sequence ATGGGTTGGCAGGAAGGTTTGAAGCTGGCGATGCAGTCGCTGTGGGCGAATAAGCTGCGCACGCTGCTTACGCTGCTGGGCGTGGTCATCGGCGTGGCCGCCGTGATCGCCGTGGTCACCCTGGTGAACGGCGCAAACGCCTACGTGGCGACGAAGGTGAATACCTACGGCGCCGACGTGATGACCGTTTCCAAGGAGCCTGGCTTCAACTCCGACTACAACCTGCACCTGCAGTACCTGAAGCGCAAAAACATCGACCTGGACCAGTACCGCTACCTGAGCACCGAGTGCCACAACTGCGACGGCCTGGGCGCGCAGCAGACGACCCGCGGCAAGGTGGTCGTCGGCAAACAGTCGAGCACAGACACTGTCATCCGCGGTAACACCTGGATGCTGCCGACCCTGCAGAACCAGACCATTGTGGAAGGCCGCGGTTTCACGCCCGCCGATGACGATCACGCCTCGCACGTCGCCCTGATCGGCTCCGACATCCAGGAAAACCTGCTCGGTGGCGAAGACCCCATCGGCAAGGAAATCCGCGTCGATGGCACCACCTATACGGTGATCGGGTTGGGCGAGAAGCAGGGCAAATCGCTGGGCCAGAGCCAGGACAACTGGGTCACCGTTCCGCTGAGCACCTACCAGAAGACCTATGGCACCGCGAAGACGGTCACGATCTACGTAAAGGCAGGCGGCGGCAAGAACGGCCTGGAGCGCACGGAAGACGAGGTGCGCCTGCTGATGCGCGCCGCCCGCCACGACCGGCCGGGCCAGGAAGACAGCTTCACCATCGAGACCAGCGACACCTTTATCGCGCTCTGGAAGAACATCAGCTCTGGCTTTGAAGCTGTGGCTGTTGCCATCGCTGCCATCTCGCTCGTCGTCGGCGGCATCGTGATCATGAACATCATGCTGGTGAGCGTGACGGAGCGCACGCGCGAGATCGGTGTGCGCAAAGCTCTGGGCGCGCGTCGGCGCGATGTGTTGATGCAGTTCCTGATGGAGTCCGCCGCCATGGCGCTGGTCGGCGGCATCATTGGGGTGATTGGCGGCGCTGCCGTGGCGCAGGGCGTGACGGTGCTGCTCGGATTCCCATCGTCCTTCGCCGTGTGGAGCGCGATCGCGGGCATGCTGGTCGCCGTGAGCGTCGGTATCTTCTTTGGCGTGTACCCCGCCCGCAAAGCCGCCATGCTCGATCCCATCGAAGCTCTCCGCGCCGACTGA
- a CDS encoding ABC transporter permease, whose product MNLKSTLTQLREPVTMALDQLRSNKLRSGLTILGIVIGVTTVIAISSVINGLNKSVSDMVSSMGTNVIWIFRFPVIGVRPTTEMLTRKQLTYDDAMALKALPHVVGVVPSLRYQNFDWGSGNVVAKYGKNKSENVSLEGTTADNPEVYDLTLTQGRYFSQREEDHADNVVVLGHDTAEDLFGQENAIGKEINANGSFYTVIGVQDKVKSAFGGGGRNAEDNILHMPISTFKKVHPEVLDYWISAKFDDQKNKGIVEDEIREMLRRRRHVKNDADDNFAIFGADSITRLWSQITGSLFLLMFGLSAVGLLVGGVGVMNIMLVSVTERTREIGVRKAIGANRRTILLQFTLEAMTLCALGGLVGVLVGSGIGLLLGLVLSSSVSLMWVVLAFLISCSIGLLFGIYPAFKAASLNPIEALRYE is encoded by the coding sequence ATGAACTTGAAATCCACACTCACGCAACTCCGCGAACCGGTCACCATGGCTCTGGACCAGCTACGCAGCAACAAGCTGCGTAGCGGCCTCACGATCCTCGGCATTGTCATCGGCGTGACCACCGTCATCGCCATCTCGTCTGTGATCAACGGCCTGAACAAGAGCGTCAGCGACATGGTGTCGTCCATGGGCACTAACGTGATATGGATCTTTCGCTTTCCGGTGATCGGCGTGCGCCCGACCACGGAGATGCTGACTCGCAAACAACTGACGTACGACGATGCCATGGCACTGAAGGCGCTGCCGCATGTCGTCGGGGTGGTGCCCTCGCTGCGGTACCAGAACTTCGACTGGGGCAGCGGCAACGTTGTGGCAAAGTACGGCAAGAACAAGAGCGAAAACGTCTCGCTGGAGGGCACCACGGCCGACAACCCGGAGGTGTACGACCTGACACTCACCCAAGGCCGCTATTTTTCGCAGCGTGAAGAGGACCACGCCGACAACGTGGTCGTGCTCGGTCACGACACTGCCGAAGATCTCTTTGGACAGGAAAATGCGATCGGCAAAGAGATCAATGCGAACGGCTCCTTCTACACCGTCATTGGTGTTCAGGACAAGGTGAAATCAGCCTTCGGCGGCGGTGGTCGCAACGCAGAAGACAACATCCTCCACATGCCCATCAGCACCTTCAAGAAGGTGCACCCGGAAGTGCTCGATTACTGGATTTCCGCAAAGTTCGACGATCAGAAGAACAAGGGCATCGTCGAAGACGAGATTCGCGAGATGCTGCGTCGGCGTCGCCACGTGAAGAACGATGCCGACGACAACTTCGCCATCTTCGGCGCAGACTCGATCACGCGCCTGTGGAGCCAGATCACCGGCTCGCTCTTTCTGCTCATGTTCGGCCTCAGCGCGGTCGGTCTGCTGGTCGGCGGGGTCGGTGTGATGAACATCATGCTCGTCTCTGTGACGGAGCGAACGCGTGAGATCGGCGTGCGCAAAGCCATCGGTGCCAATCGCCGCACGATCCTGCTGCAGTTCACGCTGGAGGCGATGACGCTGTGCGCGCTTGGTGGGCTGGTTGGCGTCTTGGTGGGCTCAGGCATCGGCCTTCTGCTGGGCCTGGTGCTGTCCTCCTCAGTGTCGCTGATGTGGGTAGTGCTGGCCTTTCTCATCTCGTGCAGCATCGGGCTGTTGTTTGGCATTTACCCGGCCTTCAAGGCGGCCAGCCTGAACCCGATTGAGGCACTGCGCTACGAGTAG
- a CDS encoding thiamine phosphate synthase yields the protein MLRYAISDRMLYPGDERARQLRVVQQAAALALEGVDYFQLREKDLDEASLLQLTVKVRDAVQSSGARMQVVLNGPQHLAVQAGVAWHRSSTHSFDQACCSVSVHTLDDVEQQRAHASLLLFAPVFGKTVGPDLVHTGVGLERLRGAVERAAGTPVLALGGVTPQNAPLCLAAGASGIAGIRLFLR from the coding sequence ATGCTCCGCTACGCAATCTCCGACCGCATGCTCTATCCCGGCGATGAGCGCGCACGCCAACTCCGCGTTGTTCAGCAGGCCGCCGCGCTGGCGTTGGAAGGTGTCGACTACTTTCAGCTTCGAGAGAAAGATCTGGACGAAGCCTCGCTGCTTCAACTGACCGTGAAGGTGCGCGACGCCGTTCAGTCAAGCGGAGCGCGCATGCAGGTAGTCCTCAACGGTCCACAGCACCTGGCCGTGCAGGCCGGCGTGGCGTGGCATCGGTCATCAACCCATTCCTTCGATCAAGCCTGCTGCAGTGTCTCCGTCCACACGCTGGATGACGTGGAACAGCAACGCGCGCACGCATCGCTCCTCCTGTTTGCTCCCGTTTTCGGCAAGACTGTCGGGCCCGATCTCGTCCACACCGGCGTGGGGCTCGAGCGTCTTCGCGGAGCGGTCGAGCGTGCCGCCGGAACTCCTGTGCTCGCCTTGGGCGGTGTCACGCCGCAGAACGCTCCGCTCTGCCTGGCGGCAGGAGCATCCGGCATCGCGGGCATTCGCCTGTTCCTTCGCTGA
- a CDS encoding DUF885 domain-containing protein, translating into MAAFAQTTPVADRVAAQNKLFDEYYETGLRESPERATAVGDYRFNDKLDDVSLAAITRRHETAHGYLVRLRMIDPAGMPEQDLLSHQLLERALQNGDESFQLKDYEMPVNQQNGIHTELADLPLSMPFDSVKHYEDYIARLHAIPVALQQTTEVLRAGERDNLMPVQFLIAKLPGQCDGIIAQNPFAIPLRKFPASFSEADKQRLTTAINTAVQQDVFPAYRTFATFLRTEYLPKGRTTLSVESLPDGKHRYEVAVRRMTTTKYTPEQIHEIGLREVARITALQTTIAKQQGYPDLASFRAALAKDPRWIPTSQEQIVDDFRKYIAQMQPKLPQLFNLLPKSPVTVEPIPEFQAAAATHYQTGTPDGKRPGRVSVAVSDYAHRTLVLDEAVAYHEGIPGHHMQLSVQQQLTGLPKFRQHGGGGSTAFVEGWALYAEELGKEVGFYQNPVSDYGRLNSELFRAVRLVVDTGIHHYGWSRDQVIRYMTDNDVNGPLAQTETDRYIAWPGQALAYKMGQLKIRELREEARTQLGDRFDIRSFHDEVLNGGAMPLDLLQERVEHWIGSQRPVLASK; encoded by the coding sequence GTGGCCGCATTCGCACAGACCACGCCTGTCGCCGATCGCGTTGCTGCGCAGAACAAGCTGTTTGACGAGTACTACGAAACCGGTCTGCGCGAGTCTCCGGAGCGTGCCACTGCGGTCGGCGACTACCGTTTCAACGACAAGCTGGACGACGTCTCTCTCGCTGCGATTACGCGCCGTCACGAAACGGCCCATGGCTATCTTGTCCGGCTGCGCATGATCGACCCTGCCGGCATGCCTGAGCAGGACCTGCTCTCGCACCAGCTGCTTGAGCGTGCTCTCCAGAACGGCGACGAGTCCTTCCAACTGAAGGATTACGAGATGCCGGTGAATCAGCAGAACGGCATCCACACGGAGCTCGCCGACTTGCCGCTCTCCATGCCGTTCGACTCGGTGAAGCATTACGAGGACTACATCGCGCGGCTTCACGCCATACCGGTTGCGCTGCAGCAGACGACGGAGGTACTGCGCGCGGGCGAACGCGACAACCTGATGCCGGTGCAGTTCCTGATCGCCAAACTGCCGGGACAGTGCGATGGCATCATCGCCCAGAACCCGTTTGCGATTCCGCTAAGGAAGTTCCCCGCGTCCTTCTCCGAAGCCGACAAGCAGCGCCTGACGACCGCCATCAACACCGCGGTCCAGCAGGACGTGTTCCCGGCCTATCGCACCTTCGCCACATTCCTGCGTACGGAATACCTGCCCAAGGGTCGCACGACCCTCTCGGTCGAAAGCCTGCCAGACGGCAAGCATCGCTATGAGGTCGCGGTGCGCCGCATGACCACTACCAAGTACACGCCAGAGCAGATTCATGAGATCGGCCTGCGCGAAGTGGCTCGAATCACCGCATTGCAGACCACCATTGCGAAGCAGCAGGGCTACCCCGATCTCGCCAGCTTCCGCGCTGCCCTGGCGAAAGACCCGCGTTGGATCCCCACCTCGCAGGAACAGATTGTCGACGACTTCCGCAAGTACATCGCGCAGATGCAGCCGAAGCTGCCGCAGCTCTTCAACTTGTTGCCGAAGTCGCCCGTCACCGTGGAGCCGATTCCGGAGTTCCAGGCTGCCGCCGCAACGCATTATCAAACCGGGACTCCCGACGGCAAGCGACCGGGTCGCGTTTCAGTTGCCGTGAGTGACTATGCACATCGCACGCTTGTGCTGGATGAAGCCGTCGCGTATCACGAGGGTATTCCGGGTCACCACATGCAGTTGTCGGTGCAGCAGCAGCTTACCGGTTTGCCCAAGTTCCGCCAGCACGGCGGAGGCGGGTCTACGGCGTTTGTCGAGGGATGGGCGCTCTACGCCGAGGAGTTGGGCAAAGAGGTGGGCTTCTACCAGAACCCGGTAAGCGACTACGGCCGCCTGAACTCCGAGCTGTTCCGCGCCGTTCGTCTGGTGGTCGACACCGGTATCCACCACTATGGCTGGTCCCGCGACCAGGTGATCCGCTACATGACGGACAACGACGTGAATGGACCGCTGGCGCAGACGGAGACAGATCGCTACATCGCGTGGCCCGGCCAGGCGCTGGCGTACAAGATGGGCCAGCTCAAAATCCGCGAACTGCGCGAAGAGGCACGCACGCAGCTTGGCGATCGTTTCGACATTCGAAGCTTCCACGACGAGGTGCTCAACGGTGGCGCCATGCCGCTGGATCTATTGCAGGAGCGCGTCGAGCATTGGATCGGAAGCCAACGCCCGGTGCTTGCGTCTAAGTAG
- a CDS encoding OmpH family outer membrane protein yields MNRIATVATFAVALASVGSSPALFAQASPTPAAAAPAAAPKPEAIPAKIALISFEQAVFATNEGQKAINDLATKYQPQKTKIDAEAKEVDSLKQQLQSQPNLSDAEKANRVRTIDTKEKQLQRDGEDASAAYQQELQEIYGRIAQKVNGTLQTYASQNGFTLTLDVSGQQSNILQADTRTDITRAVIDAYNASSGVPAQPAASAPAGPAPRTAAPRTAPRTTTPRQ; encoded by the coding sequence ATGAACCGTATTGCCACCGTGGCGACGTTCGCCGTCGCACTTGCTTCAGTTGGCTCTTCTCCCGCTCTCTTCGCGCAGGCTTCCCCCACACCTGCCGCCGCAGCGCCGGCCGCGGCTCCCAAGCCTGAAGCCATTCCGGCCAAGATCGCGCTCATCAGCTTTGAGCAGGCCGTGTTCGCCACCAACGAAGGTCAGAAGGCCATCAACGACCTGGCTACCAAGTACCAGCCGCAGAAGACGAAGATTGATGCTGAAGCCAAGGAAGTGGACAGCCTGAAGCAGCAGCTGCAGAGCCAGCCCAACCTGAGCGACGCCGAAAAGGCGAACCGCGTCCGCACCATCGACACCAAGGAAAAGCAGCTGCAGCGCGACGGCGAAGACGCAAGCGCCGCCTACCAGCAGGAACTGCAGGAGATCTACGGTCGCATCGCCCAGAAGGTGAACGGCACGCTCCAGACCTACGCTTCGCAGAACGGCTTCACCCTGACCCTTGACGTGAGCGGCCAGCAGAGCAACATTCTGCAGGCTGACACGCGCACGGACATCACTCGCGCCGTGATCGATGCGTACAACGCGTCGTCGGGCGTTCCCGCGCAGCCGGCCGCCTCGGCACCCGCCGGTCCAGCTCCCCGTACGGCTGCACCTCGCACTGCTCCGCGGACGACAACACCGCGCCAGTAA
- a CDS encoding serine hydrolase domain-containing protein: protein MGQRPGQTQPAVQGAGESVTQRLAKDLTWTPEQRETRFAHMDQVFPTNPVHHGSTLALTQGAPLQVHLASGETVRELMQRDRFSGILVLQRGKIRFEEYGIGATAQTRWTSFSVSKSVTSTLVGYALRDKFIRSADDDVTKYIPELVGSSYDGVSVRQLAEMTSGVRWVEDYTAPDSDNVKLYESAAVPGRDQVVEYMRKLPPETAPGTKFVYKTGETDLLGVLVQRAVGSSLSAYLQRTLWREMRAESDAFWIADGGREFGGSGLSATLRDFGRFGEFVRTHRAAGGWLAAATRGEVDNGRYGLGWWTFPDGSFAALGIFGQSILVDPRRELVVVTLGAWPAASSAALVADRAALWEAVRRAVDEPPPGLNR, encoded by the coding sequence ATGGGCCAGCGTCCTGGACAGACCCAACCTGCAGTCCAAGGTGCCGGTGAGAGTGTCACCCAGAGACTTGCGAAAGATCTGACCTGGACGCCGGAGCAGCGCGAAACCCGCTTCGCCCACATGGATCAGGTCTTTCCGACGAACCCGGTTCATCACGGCTCTACGTTAGCGCTTACGCAAGGTGCTCCTCTGCAAGTGCATCTCGCCAGCGGCGAAACTGTTCGGGAGTTGATGCAGCGCGACCGTTTCTCCGGGATTCTTGTGCTGCAACGCGGCAAGATTCGCTTCGAAGAGTATGGGATCGGCGCGACCGCGCAAACGAGATGGACGTCGTTTTCCGTTTCAAAATCAGTGACGTCGACGCTTGTTGGTTACGCCCTGCGCGACAAGTTCATCCGCAGCGCAGACGATGACGTTACGAAGTACATTCCGGAGCTTGTTGGGTCGAGTTACGACGGCGTCTCGGTTCGGCAGCTTGCGGAAATGACCAGCGGCGTGCGTTGGGTTGAGGATTACACCGCGCCGGACAGTGACAACGTGAAGCTGTACGAGTCGGCGGCGGTGCCGGGGCGCGATCAGGTTGTGGAATATATGCGCAAGCTGCCGCCGGAGACCGCGCCGGGGACGAAGTTTGTTTATAAGACCGGCGAGACGGATTTGCTCGGCGTGCTGGTGCAGCGGGCGGTTGGGAGTTCGCTGAGTGCTTATTTGCAGCGGACACTTTGGCGCGAGATGCGTGCGGAGTCGGACGCGTTTTGGATTGCGGACGGCGGGCGGGAGTTTGGCGGCTCGGGTTTGAGTGCAACGCTGCGGGATTTCGGTCGGTTCGGTGAGTTCGTTCGGACGCATCGGGCGGCTGGCGGCTGGCTGGCGGCGGCGACTCGCGGCGAGGTGGACAACGGGCGGTACGGTTTGGGGTGGTGGACGTTTCCTGATGGTTCGTTTGCGGCGCTTGGGATCTTTGGGCAGTCGATTCTCGTGGATCCGCGGCGCGAGTTGGTTGTGGTGACGCTGGGCGCCTGGCCGGCGGCTTCGAGTGCGGCGCTGGTGGCGGATCGGGCGGCGCTTTGGGAGGCGGTGCGGCGGGCGGTGGATGAGCCCCCTCCCGGGTTGAATCGCTAA
- a CDS encoding restriction endonuclease subunit S domain-containing protein, producing MAHFGVRRLTELDNGFVLAPERYDPRKEDTRLKDDDGVRLFDIVDFPRELIPKGTSIKGWRVFDTGHAADGFLKIDDSSVLQEKPGSAKKLIQPGDLIISRLRSYLKQIAWIDEGVEAEDIHPCVSTEFFVLRPKSKDSIAYLVPFLLSGVVQAVLAASQEGGHHPRFQEKVLRDLVVPRAVYEQRAALAQKVESSIEKRRAGERQMLVLADLIKGILGR from the coding sequence ATGGCACACTTTGGAGTGAGGCGGCTCACCGAACTAGACAACGGCTTTGTACTAGCACCAGAGAGATACGATCCAAGAAAAGAAGATACGAGATTAAAAGATGACGATGGAGTGAGACTATTTGATATCGTTGACTTCCCAAGAGAGCTTATCCCGAAAGGCACCTCAATTAAGGGCTGGCGCGTCTTTGATACTGGTCATGCCGCAGATGGCTTTTTGAAGATCGACGATAGCAGCGTTCTTCAAGAGAAACCAGGAAGCGCCAAGAAGTTGATTCAACCGGGCGACTTGATCATTTCACGCTTGCGCTCTTATCTAAAACAAATTGCTTGGATAGATGAGGGGGTCGAAGCTGAAGACATACACCCGTGCGTCAGTACAGAATTCTTTGTTCTGCGGCCGAAAAGTAAAGACTCGATAGCTTATCTCGTCCCCTTTCTGCTCTCAGGAGTCGTTCAAGCCGTGCTTGCGGCATCGCAAGAAGGGGGTCATCACCCTCGCTTCCAAGAAAAGGTGCTTCGCGATCTTGTCGTTCCGCGAGCCGTCTACGAGCAGCGGGCCGCACTTGCACAAAAGGTAGAGAGTTCCATCGAAAAGAGGCGGGCCGGAGAACGGCAGATGCTAGTTCTAGCCGATCTAATCAAGGGTATTCTTGGACGCTGA